The region AAAGCCCCAACACCCCCTGGACAAAGTAAATGCTGAGGATGGCCAGCAACTCCCAACTGGGGGCATTGCCCAAAAGCACTTTTTCCCGCAGGAAGCGCTTAAATGGGGTGGAAAATAAAATGGCGATCGGGGTCATAGATAAGGCAATAAACGGGGCAACTTTCTTAATATTTCGTTACGTATTCCCCATGGTAGGACATTTCTTCCTGCCCAGACCCCTACCCCCGCGTCAATTGGAGTCTGGAATTAATGGCGATCACCAGTCATGGATGTTAATCGAATCAACCAATATGCTAGATGAGGTGTCCTTCCCCTTACTGATGACTGCCTGGGCTCACCATCATCAAGGCAGTGAAGTTTTTCCTTGGAATCCTTATTTCACCTTTTACACCTATTGCGCCCACACCACACTAGAAACGCTTTTGCTACCATTTGCCTAGGGAGCTTGCTCAAAAAGCCTTGCCTAAGTTGCCTCCCCCGGTCTGCAGTGGCTTTAAACAGTATTATTGGTTTGTTTTAATCGCAATCGTTATTGAGTAAAAACCAGTTACCCAGGATAGCTAGTAGTGAATGCTCTCTCAATTCCCACTTGGATGGTTCATGTTTCCAGTGTTATTGAATGGATGGTGGCGATCGCCTTGGTGGGCCGTTATGCCGCAAAGGCTGGTTATGGCCACTGGCGGGCCCTGGCCTGGGGAATGATGCCAGCGTTGGTGAGTGCGATGTGTGCCTGCACCTGGCATTTCTTTGATAATGCTAGTCAGTTAGATTGGTTAGTGACCCTCCAGGCCCTGACCACCGTGATCGGCAATATTACCCTTTGTCTAGCGGCCTGGTGGATTTATCGTCAATCAGCCCAGCCCTCCGCCCCCAAGCCCTGATGGAACTTAGCCAAATTTTTGCCAAGGAAAACCTCTTTGCCCTTTCCCTTTTTCCCTACCTGGGCTTTCTCTGGTTTCTACGGCGATCGCCCCAAACACCCAAGCTAGTGCTGGTGGGATTCTATGTTCTATTAGTGTTTGTTTTGGTAACTATCCCCGCAGGGCTCTACGCCGAGAGCCATTACCAAGCCCAGTTGGCCGACGTGGATTGGCTCCACGGCAGTGCAGAAATATTTTTGTCTCTTTCCAATCTGTTGGTAGTCTTTGGCCTTCTCCAGGGACTAGCCCAACAATCAACGGATAAAAAGGAAAATAGCTAGGCTGATTTTGCTCGATGGAAAGTAGAAAATTGATGGGAAATTAAACTGCTTAACTGCCTATGTAGAGGGAACCGCACTAGGCAGTTGCACCCGAAATTGACTGCCTTGGGGGGAACTGGTAACACTAATCTTGCCCTGGTGATGCTGCACAATGGCCGCCACGATCGCCAGTCCGAGACCGACCCCTTGATTAGGCGATCGGGAAGGATCAGCCCGAAAAAAGCGGTCAAATAAATGGGGAATCTGCTCTGAGTCAATGCCAACTCCGTTGTCTGCCACTGTGACCTGTAAGCTAGATTGCCTGGGTCGCAGGGCCCCATGGTCAGTGGCACACCGTTCTAGGGTAAGGGCCACCGAGGATTCCTGTTGCTGCTGGGGCTGGCTATGGTCAAAGGCATTGGTAATTAGGTTAGTGAACAAGCGGGCCAACTGGTCCCAATCTCCCTGCACAGTGAAATCCTCCTCTGGGTTCTCTCCCTGGCTTTCAATTCTGAGGGAAAGAAAAATTCCCCGTTGCTCAGCGCTTAGCCGTTGCTCTTCAATTACCTCAATTAGGAGCGCATCCAAGGGAATAGTCTGCAAAGTGCGGCCGAGGGTGCCACTGTCGGAACGGGCCAGGAAGAGAAGATCATTGACCAGATTGCCCAGCCGTTGGGTGAGTCGTTCAATAACCTGCAGTTGTTGGCGTTGTTGTTGGGGATCCGCTTCGGGATATTCCAAAGCCTGTTGCACATTGGTTTGAATCACCGCAATGGGATTCCTTAATTCGTGGGAAGCATCGGCGGTGAATTGTTTCAAGCTTTGATAGGATTCGGCGATCGGCTCCATCGCTAACCCCGATAAAAACCAACCAATGGCCGCCGCACTGCTCACTAAAATAGTTAATCCTAGGCTTAAGTCCCAGGCCAGTTGACGAATAGGCTTAGTTACTTCAAACCAAGGATGGCTTACCCGCAGATAGCCCAATACCAGGCCCCTCTCCTCAATTCTTTTGGTTACCTGGCGCAACTGGCGATCGCCGGAAAAAGAAACCGTTTCTGCCTTAGATTGGCTAGAAAGAGAAAGGGGGGAATTGTTGCCCATGGTGGACCACAGCAAGCGACCCTCCGCACTGAACCACTCCAAATCAATGTGATCATCATCCACCGTTGCATCATTGTCCCGAAAGCTAGCAGAAACATTTAAGCCGTACTCGGCCTGGTCTAATCCCTGCACCACTAAGGAACGATTCACCACTTCCACCACATGCTTAAGGGTGTCATCAATCCGTTCCACCAGGGTTTGACGGACATATAAATAAACCCCGCTGGCAAATAGCAACAATAATACCGCCGTTACCAAGGTGTACCAAAGCGCTAAACGTCGACGGGTGGTCTGAAACATAGCATTAATTGAATTGCCCTTGGATTATTAGGTTTAAGCCGCTTTGATATCCAACTCCTTCGTTTCTGGCTGAATTAAATGTACATCCCGCTGGGGAAAAGGAATGGAAATATCTTCTTCATCTAGCTTCCGTTTAATTGCTTCAGTTAACTCTAATTTAAGGCGGAAGTAATCCTCCGATTTTACCCAGGGGCGCACGTAGAAATTAACACTACTATCCCCCAATTCCCCTAGTGCAATAGTAGGAGCAGGTTCTGCACAAACTTCACTATTTTGATCGAGCACCCACTGTAAGGAAGACCGCACATGGTCAATATTTTCTTCGTACCCCACCCCAATGACCAAATCTATGCGGCGCTGGGGCTTACCTACATGGTTGATAATGTTATTTTCAATGATTTGTTTATTGGGAATGGTCACCAAACGATTGTCGTAGGTGCAAATGGTTGTCGAAAGGATTTCAATCGATTCCACTACTCCTTCAATGCCAGCGACTTCTATCCTTTCCCCCACCCGAAAATAATTGAACAAGACCAATAAAATACCGGCTGCTACATTAGCGAGGGAACCCTGCAGAGCTAAACCGATCGCCAGGGTGGAAGCTCCTAAAAGAGCTACCAGGGAACTGGTTTGAATGCCCAACTGAGCTAAACAGAGAACAAAGAAAACCAGCAAAAGTAGGTAGTAGCTGATATTGCCAGCAAAGGAAATAAAGGTTGGTTCTAGGTTGGACTTTCTGAGGGCCCTAATGATTAGTTTTTGTAGCCTTCTCGACAACCAAAAACCAATTAGTAAAATTGCTAGCGCAAAGATGATTTTTAGAGAGGCAGTAATTATAAAATCAGTAATTTCCTGTTGATCATAATTGAAAATATTATCTGAAAAAAGAGGCATAACGGAACAAAAGGAACGACAAATTCACCAGCAATGGTGTAGGAAATAGGCTAAGAAATAACTTCAATTAGCCTATGCAAGGACAGCGGGTTTATCTACTTTTTTACCCAAGGGAAAACCGAGGGCTTCCCGTTGTTGTAAATAAATCTGGGCCACTTCCCTGGCCAAATTACGAATGCGACCAATATAGCGGGTGCGCTCAGTCACAGCAATTACCCCCCTAGCATCCAATAAATTAAACGCATGGGAGCATTTCAGAACATATTCCAAACTAGGCAAAGCCAAGCTCCGTTCGATCAACTGCCCCGCTTCCTGTTCATAAAGGGCAAACAATTGAAACAATAAGTCGGGATTAGATGCTTCAAAGTTGTAGGTACATTGTTCCACTTCCCCCTGCCAGAAAATATCCCCATAGCTGAGTTTTTCATTCCACTGAATTTGGTCGATCGCCTCTACATTTTGCAGATACATGGCCAACCGTTCCAAGCCGTAGGTAATCTCAATGGAAACAGGGCGACAATCAATACCACCACACTGCTGAAAATAGGTAAACTGGGTCACTTCCATGCCGTCGAGCCACACTTCCCAGCCCACGCCCCAGGCCCCAAGGGTGGGGGATTCCCAGTTATCTTCCACAAAACGAATGTCGTGATCCTCAGGCTGAATCCCCAGGGCCCGCAGGGAATCAAGATACACCTCCTGAATATTGTCCGGGGAAGGTTTGATCAATACCTGATACTGGAAATAGTGCTGTACCCGGTTAGGATTTTCGCCGTACCGGCCATCGGTGGGACGACGGCAGGGCTCCACATAGGCCACAGACCAAGGTTCCGGCCCGATCGCCCGCAGAAAAGTGTGGGGATTCATGGTGCCAGCGCCCTTTTCCGTGTCAAAGGGTTGGGCAATGAGGCAACCTTGCTTGGCCCAAAATTCGTTTAACTTGGCGATAACAGACTGAAAAGTAATGGTCATAGAAAGCCAACAGCTTGATGCTAAATAATTACTAAATGACTAGACGGTGACGAATAATTTGGACTCCGGATCATAGCTCCAAGCCAGGCCATCGGGGTCCCTAGTTTGACTCCAGTCAGCAAAATTGCCTTCGTTTTTGCGACGGGCCAAGGTGCTGGAAGTGGTGTCTAAGCGCTTGGCTAATTCTGATTGGATCAGGGTTAGGCAGGAGTTGCTGGGAATAGTTTCCGCCGGAGTGGATTCTTTTGGGGGCGTGGCTTCGGCCGCCTTCTCCTCTTCCTGTTGCTTACGGGCTTCCTTAATTTCCGCCAATTGAGAAAAAGGACTTTGACCCACCGGAGTAGCCATCAATTCTTCCTGGGGAGGCACTAGGGGATGGTCTACTACTGGAGCTGTGGCGGCCGCTAACTGGGGAGAACTGAGGGCCGGTTCCTCCGATTCCGGTTCACTGTCGTCGAAAATGTTACCCAGGGTACTGGAGGAAATAAAGTAATAAACTTTTGCTTGCCCCACCTGTTTTTCGTAGGGGCCATACTCCGCCACCTTGTCATTCAGATAGCGTTGGGCCGCCCGACCTTTGGCAATGCCCGCATCAATCAAATCAGCTTTGGTGATGATGCCCTGATTTTTTTGCACCAGTTGGTTAAAGAGGGGATCGATAGCGACACATTTCTGTTGCCATTGATAATTGTCCCAGGCCACCCAGGCGATCGCCAAGGTGAGACCCAACAAAATCCACCGCCAGGTTTTGTAGATAAAAACCATAGCGACGGCTAGGGGCAGAATCAGTACTAACAATCCTTTGGGATCACTTTCGGCAACTTTTCCAGTCATGGCAACTCAGCAATTGAACCAGATTTAGATGAATCGAATCGAAAACAGAGTTAAATGTTAAGCAAAAACGAACAAATCTGTGGCAATGATCACAACAGTTTGCGGCTCAAATTTTACCCCAGCACCACCGACATTGACCTAACGGCTAGTCAATTCCCAGCCGTATAGTAAGGCCACAAAGACCGTGAGGGCGGCCATGCCGAGGAAGATTCCCCCCGGCAAAAAGGTAATAACGCCCCAGCCCCTCAACAAATATAACGCTAGGGTCAATCCTACCAAACCTAATAAGGGTTTTCCAAACAAAGAAGAGAATGATCGCCGTTTTTTACGTTTTTCTGCCAATGTCTGCTCCTGCAAAATTTAGGACAATTATCGGTGGTTCACGTTGAATACTGGTCATAATCCCATGGCATGGCAAAGTTAACAGCCATTGAAATGGGGGAACCGTTAAACCAAGGATAAACTCAGCAAAATTAATACTTCACTCCATTCCACCACAGCGCCGTAGGTATCTCCAGTGTGACCCCCCAATTGTTGGGCAAACCAACGACCTACCCCCCAGGCTATCAACGCCGCTCCTCCAGTGCCCAGCCCCATTAGCCAGGGGGCAATTCCCAAAATAATTCCTAGGGTCATTCCTCCCCCAATCATAATGGCCGTGCCCAGCAGTAGATCGGGCCTCCATTTTAAATTTCGTTTATGCATGGCGCCTTTGCCATCGGCCTTCAAATAAGGATAAAGGGCGATCGCCAACAGTTGGCCCCAACGTCCCCAACCCAAAGCCATCACAAGGGCCCAGCTTGCCAAGCCCTTGGAATTAAGGCTAGCCAAGGCCATGGTTTTCAGTAATAACACCACGGCGATCGCCATCACACCATAGGCCCCCGTTTGACTGTCTTGCATCACCGCTAAACGCTTGCTGGGATTAGTCACCGCTAGACCATCGGCAGTGTCCGCCACCCCATCTAAATGGAGACCCCCTGTTAAAGCTAGCCACAGACTAACCACAATGGCTGACCGCAATAAATTGTCCATACCAAACCATTGCAATCCCTGGGCTAACGCCAGCAAAATCAGGGACAATAACAGCCCCATCAGGGTAATCCAGCGGGCAATGCGGTCAAAATTTACCGGCCAACTCCGGGGCCAGGGCAAGCGGGTGTAAAACAGAATTGCCGCCCCCACACTATCCCCACCCCAGAGAAAATACCAACGACGCCACCATTTCATAAATCACCATTCCCACGGGAAGGAGTTGCCACTCCGCAAAAACTTAAAATCTAGTTACGAATTCTTGGGCTAAGATCAAAAATAAAGCGGGGATCAATCAAATCGCTCCACCGATGGCTTGGCAACCCAAAACTAAAATTCCCCATCTAGACTAATACTTTTGCGTGATTTTCGTTAGTAATCCTGGTGGAATTTATAACCATAAATATTCATCCGTAACCGACCGACCAAGCTTTTTACCCCGCCCTCACCCCCATGAATCCTGAATTTCACTCTCCCCCACTGCCAGCTCCCTGTGTGATTGAACAGGGTATTTTGGTCAACAAAGAAGATATGCAACGGGCCCTAAACGATTTAGGACAAGTTAATTACTATTATCAATTAGATGGCAAATCCCAAGCGGAAGGCCAAGGTTGGATCTTGGATGTGTTTAGCGATGCCCAACAGGCCACCATTGTTACCAATCAATCTCTTTATCTCAATGTCAACAGCTTTGATTACCTGGAAATTAGCCTAGACCACCAAGGAAAAACCATTGTGGACCTCTGGCAGGAAAGTCGACATTTAAGGCTGGTGTCTTTGGATGATTGGCTCAACCCAAGGGAAGGCTACAGTCAACTTACGCCCCTGGATTTGGAAGAAGCGGTGGCGGAGGTACTGGCGGCCCGGTTGGATGTGCAGAGGGACGAGGAAGACTTTTGATTGGTTGTTGATTCCCGCAAGCTTGCTCAATGTAGCGATTAATACAAATAAACCAGCAAGCCACCCATGGGGGCTAGCAATGACCATCAAAACTTGCTCCCCGGAATGGAATCTAGTTCGGCCCTTGGTAATATTCGTGGGTGATGTAGGGTGGTCTTTCTACTGTGGCGATCGCCTCCCCCACCTGCACGCCCATGCCCTGATCGGCCAGCTTAGTTTTAAGGTAACCAAGCCCCGTCAATCCCTTCACACTGGTTAAAACACCCACTTTTTGTCCTTCCAGGGTAATCACTGTCCCTGCTTCCATCGGGCGATCGAGGGTAAGGCGCCACAGCCGCTGTTTTACCCCCTGGTAAGTGTTCAAACGGGCAATGGTTTCCTGGCCAATATAACACCCCTTAGTGAAGGAAATGGCCCGCCATAATCCTGTTTCAAGGGGATTGTAATCCTCGGTCAGTTCTTTATTTGCTTGGGGTCTGCCCTGGTAAATGCGCAAACCTTCCCATTGATCGGAGGTAATGACAGTTAAATCTTCCCAAAGTTGGTCGATTACTGCCTGTTGAGTCGCTGGAAAAATTACTGTATAGCCGGGTAAATCCAACCCTGTTTGGGCAGAAATGAGTAACTCAACTCCCTGCACCGCTTGGGTTAACCATTGGTTCCCGATGGGCAACTGCCAACCTAAATGATCTTGCCCCGCTTCTTCTCCCAGCAGCACCACCGCTCGATAATCGGCAGATAAATCCTGCAGTTCCACTTTGTCGAAGGGGAAAATGAATCGGTCCATCCATTGCCACAGGAAGTCTTTTCGGCTGGCTTCCACTTGGACCCAAAGGGAGTCTTGACGCACATAAAC is a window of Synechocystis sp. PCC 7338 DNA encoding:
- the glyQ gene encoding glycine--tRNA ligase subunit alpha; the encoded protein is MTITFQSVIAKLNEFWAKQGCLIAQPFDTEKGAGTMNPHTFLRAIGPEPWSVAYVEPCRRPTDGRYGENPNRVQHYFQYQVLIKPSPDNIQEVYLDSLRALGIQPEDHDIRFVEDNWESPTLGAWGVGWEVWLDGMEVTQFTYFQQCGGIDCRPVSIEITYGLERLAMYLQNVEAIDQIQWNEKLSYGDIFWQGEVEQCTYNFEASNPDLLFQLFALYEQEAGQLIERSLALPSLEYVLKCSHAFNLLDARGVIAVTERTRYIGRIRNLAREVAQIYLQQREALGFPLGKKVDKPAVLA
- a CDS encoding DUF3593 domain-containing protein — translated: MDLSSISPALRPQALMELSQIFAKENLFALSLFPYLGFLWFLRRSPQTPKLVLVGFYVLLVFVLVTIPAGLYAESHYQAQLADVDWLHGSAEIFLSLSNLLVVFGLLQGLAQQSTDKKENS
- a CDS encoding folate-binding protein YgfZ, which produces MAHPLDLEQTWLYPLPEFSLIALQGEDRQRFLHNQTTNAVETRAVGEWFETVFVNSTGRTLELATVYVRQDSLWVQVEASRKDFLWQWMDRFIFPFDKVELQDLSADYRAVVLLGEEAGQDHLGWQLPIGNQWLTQAVQGVELLISAQTGLDLPGYTVIFPATQQAVIDQLWEDLTVITSDQWEGLRIYQGRPQANKELTEDYNPLETGLWRAISFTKGCYIGQETIARLNTYQGVKQRLWRLTLDRPMEAGTVITLEGQKVGVLTSVKGLTGLGYLKTKLADQGMGVQVGEAIATVERPPYITHEYYQGPN
- a CDS encoding DUF2499 domain-containing protein, whose translation is MNALSIPTWMVHVSSVIEWMVAIALVGRYAAKAGYGHWRALAWGMMPALVSAMCACTWHFFDNASQLDWLVTLQALTTVIGNITLCLAAWWIYRQSAQPSAPKP
- a CDS encoding cell wall metabolism sensor histidine kinase WalK, whose translation is MFQTTRRRLALWYTLVTAVLLLLFASGVYLYVRQTLVERIDDTLKHVVEVVNRSLVVQGLDQAEYGLNVSASFRDNDATVDDDHIDLEWFSAEGRLLWSTMGNNSPLSLSSQSKAETVSFSGDRQLRQVTKRIEERGLVLGYLRVSHPWFEVTKPIRQLAWDLSLGLTILVSSAAAIGWFLSGLAMEPIAESYQSLKQFTADASHELRNPIAVIQTNVQQALEYPEADPQQQRQQLQVIERLTQRLGNLVNDLLFLARSDSGTLGRTLQTIPLDALLIEVIEEQRLSAEQRGIFLSLRIESQGENPEEDFTVQGDWDQLARLFTNLITNAFDHSQPQQQQESSVALTLERCATDHGALRPRQSSLQVTVADNGVGIDSEQIPHLFDRFFRADPSRSPNQGVGLGLAIVAAIVQHHQGKISVTSSPQGSQFRVQLPSAVPST
- the cobS gene encoding adenosylcobinamide-GDP ribazoletransferase → MKWWRRWYFLWGGDSVGAAILFYTRLPWPRSWPVNFDRIARWITLMGLLLSLILLALAQGLQWFGMDNLLRSAIVVSLWLALTGGLHLDGVADTADGLAVTNPSKRLAVMQDSQTGAYGVMAIAVVLLLKTMALASLNSKGLASWALVMALGWGRWGQLLAIALYPYLKADGKGAMHKRNLKWRPDLLLGTAIMIGGGMTLGIILGIAPWLMGLGTGGAALIAWGVGRWFAQQLGGHTGDTYGAVVEWSEVLILLSLSLV